The proteins below come from a single Branchiostoma floridae strain S238N-H82 chromosome 5, Bfl_VNyyK, whole genome shotgun sequence genomic window:
- the LOC118415463 gene encoding uncharacterized protein LOC118415463 gives MHTSRNLCTPPACPDWQQAAEREKFADCVVIATPDQHHKAPAVAFADRGYHILLEKPMGVTESDCREIVSACERNNVILSVCHVLRYYPPVRKIKELIDSGAIGDIVHIQHMEAVGFWPFPHAFVRGNWRKTDDSSFLLLIKSCHDVDLITYWLPESRCVKVSSFGSLMHFRHENKPAGAASRCLDCQVESTCPYSAKKIYLTRVEQGITGWPVSVVCPQEPVDVESLTEALRTGPYGRCVYECDNDVVSNQVVNFQFDGGQTASFNMVAFTQEICERQTRISGTKGELRCSGPGPVYVYDFLTQTSTEHRCAVAPPSRMGDMHGGADFFLMDAFVKAVQSGDRSEVLTGPQDTLQSHLLVFAAEQARLQDKVMTVHLDGSYS, from the exons ATGCACACCTCCCGCAACTTATGCACACCTCCCGCATGTCCAGACTGGCAGCAGGCGGCGGAGAGGGAGAAGTTTGCCGACTGTGTTGTCATAGCAACCCCAGACCAGCATCACAAGGCTCCCGCCGTGGCGTTCGCTGACCGAGGCTACCACATACTTCTGGAGAAACCCATGGGA GTTACAGAGTCCGACTGCCGTGAGATAGTGTCCGCCTGTGAGAGGAACAACGTCATCCTGTCAGTGTGCCACGTGCTGAGGTACTATCCACCTGTCAGGAAGATCAAG GAACTGATTGACAGTGGAGCCATTGGAGACATAGTTCACATCCAGCACATGGAAGCA GTGGGATTCTGGCCCTTTCCACATGCCTTTGTACGTGGAAACTGGAGAAAAACTGACGACAGTAGCTTCTTGCTTCTCATCAAGAGCTGCCACGATGTCGATCTTATTACGTACTGGCTCCCTGAGTCAAG GTGTGTCAAGGTGTCCTCCTTTGGCAGTCTCATGCACTTCAGGCACGAGAACAAG CCCGCAGGTGCAGCCAGCAGGTGTCTGGACTGCCAGGTGGAGAGCACCTGTCCTTACTCTGCCAAGAAGATCTACCTGACGAGGGTGGAACAG ggAATAACGGGCTGGCCAGTCAGTGTAGTGTGTCCTCAGGAACCGGTGGATGTGGAGAGTCTAACCGAGGCTCTGAGAACTGGACCGTACGGACGTTGTGTGTACGAGTGCGACAACGACGTTGTTTCCAATCAG GTGGTTAACTTCCAGTTTGACGGTGGCCAGACGGCTTCCTTCAACATGGTGGCCTTTACTCAGGAGATCTGTGAGCGACAGACCAGGATCTCAGGAACCAAG GGTGAGCTACGCTGCTCCGGACCAGGCCCCGTGTATGTCTATGACTTCCTGACGCAGACGTCCACGGAGCATCGCTGTGCAGTGGCGCCCCCTAGCAGGATGGGTGATATGCACGGCGGTGCAGACTTCTTCCTCATGGATGCCTTTGTAAAGGCTGTACAG AGCGGTGACCGGTCCGAGGTACTGACCGGACCACAGGACACCTTGCAGAGCCACCTGCTGGTGTTTGCTGCCGAGCAGGCTCGACTTCAGGACAAAGTCATGACTGTACACCTAGACGGCTCCTATAGCTAA